One Sediminicola sp. YIK13 DNA segment encodes these proteins:
- the tsaB gene encoding tRNA (adenosine(37)-N6)-threonylcarbamoyltransferase complex dimerization subunit type 1 TsaB — protein MALILNLETATTNCSVCLAKDGKVIAIKEFDSANYSHAEQLHNFIKEVLKKASFSLQDIDAVAVSKGPGSYTGLRIGVSAAKGLCFSLDVPLISIPTLESMAHQLVVPEGHLIIPVLDARRMEVYSAVYSRDLKEIRATEAEIINEDSFKEYTDTHTLHIMGSGAEKCKGVLNHPNIVLDTTVVPSAREMAQLSQKKFEASDFENVAYFEPYYLKDFVLQKKKA, from the coding sequence TGTTCGGTATGTTTGGCAAAAGATGGGAAGGTAATAGCTATCAAAGAATTTGATAGTGCCAATTACTCCCATGCAGAACAATTACATAATTTTATAAAGGAAGTCTTGAAAAAGGCTTCCTTTTCATTGCAAGATATAGATGCCGTAGCCGTAAGCAAGGGTCCTGGGTCTTATACCGGACTGCGTATTGGTGTTTCAGCAGCTAAAGGGTTGTGTTTTTCTTTGGATGTACCGCTTATTTCCATCCCTACCCTTGAGAGTATGGCCCATCAGCTTGTGGTGCCAGAGGGTCATCTGATTATTCCCGTTTTAGATGCCCGAAGGATGGAGGTTTATTCTGCTGTTTATAGCCGTGATCTAAAGGAGATAAGGGCTACAGAAGCTGAGATCATCAATGAGGATTCATTTAAGGAATATACAGACACCCACACCCTTCATATAATGGGCAGTGGAGCGGAGAAGTGCAAAGGAGTCTTAAACCACCCCAATATTGTATTGGATACAACAGTTGTTCCTTCTGCTAGGGAGATGGCACAATTGTCCCAAAAAAAATTCGAAGCAAGCGACTTTGAAAATGTCGCCTACTTCGAACCGTATTATTTAAAAGATTTTGTTTTGCAGAAGAAAAAGGCCTAG
- a CDS encoding mechanosensitive ion channel family protein, which translates to MIEIEKVEKYVDDFTQWAIEFLPNIIAAVLILFIGLWVVKMINKLVRKFFEKQEFDLALEHFLQSFISIVLKFLLFVLVITQLGVQSSSLVAIVGAAGLAVGLALQGSLANFAGGVLILIFKPFKVGDFISAQGVDGTVTEISIFTTKLSTFGNQIAIIPNGQLSNNNIINYNAQDTRRDKITMGIGYGSNIKEAKEILLQICAENDKILKDPAPVVYVDALADSSVNLSLRFWANNPDFWEAHFHVMEETKSRFDAAGIEIPFPQRVIHKA; encoded by the coding sequence ATGATAGAAATAGAGAAAGTTGAAAAATACGTAGACGATTTCACCCAATGGGCGATTGAATTCTTGCCTAATATAATCGCAGCAGTTCTGATCCTTTTTATAGGACTCTGGGTAGTTAAAATGATTAACAAATTGGTCCGAAAATTCTTTGAAAAACAAGAATTTGATTTGGCCCTGGAACACTTCCTGCAAAGCTTTATCAGCATTGTTTTGAAATTCCTGCTGTTTGTCCTTGTGATCACACAATTGGGTGTACAATCATCCTCATTGGTAGCCATTGTGGGTGCCGCCGGACTTGCCGTTGGTTTGGCACTTCAAGGTTCCTTGGCGAACTTCGCCGGTGGGGTACTGATTCTGATCTTTAAACCTTTTAAAGTAGGAGATTTCATTTCTGCTCAAGGTGTGGACGGTACAGTTACAGAAATTTCTATTTTCACTACTAAACTGAGCACCTTTGGAAACCAGATTGCCATAATTCCCAATGGGCAATTGTCCAATAACAACATTATCAATTACAATGCACAGGACACAAGGCGTGATAAGATTACCATGGGTATTGGGTATGGTTCCAATATTAAGGAAGCGAAAGAAATATTACTTCAGATCTGTGCCGAGAACGATAAGATCCTTAAGGATCCGGCCCCAGTGGTTTATGTAGATGCTTTGGCGGACAGTTCCGTAAACCTTTCACTCCGTTTTTGGGCAAACAATCCAGATTTCTGGGAGGCGCACTTTCATGTAATGGAAGAAACTAAATCTAGATTTGATGCGGCTGGGATTGAAATTCCATTCCCACAAAGAGTTATTCACAAGGCCTAG
- a CDS encoding thioredoxin domain-containing protein, protein MTHKHTNNLIHESSPYLLQHAHNPVHWEAWSQDLMARAKRENKLVLVSIGYAACHWCHVMEHECFEDETVADVMNEHFICIKIDREERPDIDHIYMDALQMMTGSGGWPLNVVTLPDGRPFWGATYVKKQDWITVLQQLADLYQKEPKKVIAYAENLAEGIRTINLVEKNEGAPIFSMEQLDEAIVQWSSYFDTFLGGHKRAPKFMMPCNLDFLLHYATIGNDQAIKDYVNVTLTRMANGGIFDHIGGGFSRYAVDTKWHVPHFEKMLYDNGQMVSLYAQAYATTKKTLYKKTVKETIDFITTELMAPNYGFYSSLDADSLNTENKLEEGAYYVWTVPELENLLGDQFKIFKDYYNINDYGHWEHGNYVLIKDAPDKEIAAKHTITIAQLNATIEACKDFLKKERKKRNRPRLDDKILTSWNGLMLKGLVDAYRYLQNDDYLDLAVKNANFILNHLTNEEGGLFHNHKNGTSSINGFLEDYVSVIEALFALYEVTFDEHWLLKAKELLDFCITNFYDEESALFFFTAKSDAYVIRRTLEVADNVIPASNSIMAHCLFKIGKLFPIEGYGDLAQQMLLNVQENFTKNAQGHANWLHLVLYHQLNFYEIAIVGDESDARAKELNAHYLPQALVAGSNIPTNDLLLLQNRFVEGATPIYICQEGSCKLPVHTIEETLLQMSAISED, encoded by the coding sequence ATGACCCACAAACACACCAATAACCTTATTCACGAGAGCAGCCCCTATCTGTTGCAGCATGCCCACAATCCTGTACATTGGGAAGCATGGAGCCAAGACCTCATGGCACGTGCAAAAAGGGAAAACAAATTGGTATTGGTAAGCATTGGTTATGCCGCATGCCATTGGTGCCATGTCATGGAGCACGAATGTTTCGAGGATGAAACTGTGGCTGACGTAATGAATGAGCACTTTATTTGTATTAAGATAGATAGAGAGGAACGCCCGGACATTGACCATATTTATATGGACGCCCTGCAAATGATGACCGGAAGTGGTGGATGGCCTCTAAATGTTGTCACCCTGCCCGATGGCAGGCCCTTTTGGGGGGCCACCTATGTAAAAAAACAGGATTGGATAACAGTACTGCAACAACTTGCCGACCTGTATCAGAAGGAACCCAAGAAGGTCATAGCCTATGCCGAGAATTTGGCCGAAGGAATCCGCACCATCAACCTGGTTGAAAAAAATGAAGGAGCTCCTATATTTTCAATGGAACAATTGGATGAGGCCATAGTACAATGGTCCTCCTATTTTGATACTTTTTTAGGCGGACATAAACGTGCCCCTAAATTTATGATGCCTTGCAACCTAGATTTTCTTTTGCACTATGCCACTATAGGAAATGACCAGGCTATAAAGGACTATGTGAATGTAACCCTGACACGCATGGCAAATGGGGGGATCTTTGATCATATAGGTGGTGGATTTTCCAGGTATGCCGTGGACACTAAATGGCATGTTCCCCATTTTGAAAAAATGCTCTATGACAACGGGCAAATGGTCAGTTTATATGCACAAGCCTATGCAACCACAAAAAAGACCCTCTATAAGAAGACGGTAAAAGAAACGATCGATTTTATTACAACAGAGCTTATGGCACCAAACTATGGGTTTTATTCTTCTTTGGATGCCGATAGTTTAAACACTGAAAACAAGCTGGAGGAAGGAGCCTATTATGTTTGGACGGTTCCTGAATTGGAGAATTTGTTAGGGGATCAATTCAAAATCTTTAAGGACTATTACAACATAAACGACTATGGACATTGGGAGCATGGGAACTATGTCCTCATAAAGGATGCTCCTGACAAGGAAATTGCGGCGAAGCATACAATAACCATTGCGCAATTAAATGCGACCATAGAAGCGTGTAAGGATTTTCTAAAAAAAGAAAGGAAAAAAAGAAACCGACCCAGATTGGATGACAAGATCCTGACCTCATGGAACGGCCTGATGCTAAAAGGATTGGTAGATGCGTATAGATATCTTCAAAATGATGACTATTTGGATTTGGCCGTCAAGAATGCCAATTTTATTTTGAATCATTTAACCAATGAAGAAGGCGGATTATTTCACAACCATAAAAATGGAACAAGTTCCATAAATGGATTTCTCGAAGATTACGTATCGGTAATAGAAGCACTTTTTGCACTTTATGAGGTTACATTTGATGAGCACTGGCTCTTAAAAGCAAAAGAACTTTTGGACTTTTGTATCACTAATTTTTATGATGAAGAAAGTGCGCTCTTCTTTTTTACCGCAAAAAGCGATGCCTATGTAATTAGAAGAACCTTAGAAGTTGCTGATAACGTCATTCCAGCATCCAATAGCATCATGGCGCATTGTTTGTTTAAAATTGGAAAACTCTTTCCCATTGAAGGCTATGGTGATCTTGCCCAACAAATGCTCTTAAACGTCCAAGAAAATTTTACCAAAAATGCCCAGGGACATGCCAATTGGCTTCATTTGGTCCTTTACCACCAACTAAACTTCTATGAAATCGCTATTGTAGGCGATGAATCTGATGCAAGAGCAAAAGAACTAAATGCCCATTATTTGCCACAGGCTCTTGTTGCCGGAAGCAATATACCCACAAACGACCTACTATTATTACAAAATAGATTTGTGGAAGGTGCCACACCTATTTATATCTGCCAAGAAGGTAGTTGTAAATTACCGGTCCATACCATTGAAGAAACTTTGTTACAGATGAGTGCTATAAGTGAGGATTAA
- a CDS encoding dodecin family protein — protein sequence MSVLKVIEILANSDKSWEDAAKNAVSEASKSVKNIRSVYINEQSATVKDGKMDNYRVNVKITFEVG from the coding sequence ATGTCAGTTCTAAAAGTTATTGAAATATTGGCAAACTCAGATAAAAGCTGGGAAGATGCCGCAAAGAATGCCGTTAGTGAAGCTTCAAAATCTGTTAAAAACATCCGTTCTGTTTATATCAATGAACAAAGTGCCACAGTAAAAGACGGGAAAATGGATAATTATCGCGTAAACGTCAAGATTACCTTTGAAGTTGGATAA
- a CDS encoding NifU family protein → MKEYTITIYETTNPHILKFETNHFITKNNNYEFKDIDQAKNSPLAQQLFYLPFVKTVYISGNFIALERYDIVQWSDVRDEVAQQIVEYLNSGAPIVHEEQDEKKVPATVYAENTPNPAAMRFVANKLLVPTAFEFKNIDEAKDSALATELFKFPFVKEVFFDENYVSVTKYEVADWNEITLEIREYIRNFIADGKEVVSANSVAKQKAEAPSSQVHSDSLDDTSKKIIDILEEYVKPAVASDGGNILFKSYDEETKTVNVVLQGACSGCPSSTFTLKNGIENMLKNMMGDKIEQVVALNG, encoded by the coding sequence ATGAAAGAATACACTATCACTATATACGAAACAACCAACCCACACATACTAAAGTTTGAGACTAATCATTTTATAACCAAGAACAACAATTATGAGTTCAAGGATATAGATCAGGCAAAGAATTCACCTTTGGCACAACAACTTTTCTACCTTCCATTTGTAAAAACCGTTTATATCTCAGGTAATTTTATTGCTTTGGAACGCTATGATATTGTTCAATGGTCAGATGTAAGGGATGAAGTGGCGCAGCAAATCGTGGAATACCTGAACAGTGGCGCTCCTATTGTTCATGAAGAACAAGACGAAAAGAAGGTGCCAGCGACGGTTTACGCAGAAAACACCCCAAATCCGGCGGCGATGCGCTTTGTTGCCAATAAATTGTTAGTACCCACCGCTTTTGAATTTAAAAATATTGACGAAGCCAAGGACTCCGCTTTGGCCACCGAACTATTTAAATTTCCTTTTGTCAAAGAGGTCTTCTTTGACGAAAACTATGTATCCGTTACCAAATATGAAGTTGCCGATTGGAATGAAATCACTTTGGAAATAAGGGAATATATCCGGAATTTCATTGCCGATGGCAAAGAAGTGGTCTCAGCCAACAGTGTTGCCAAACAAAAGGCAGAAGCACCCTCGAGTCAAGTGCATTCCGATAGTTTGGACGACACTTCAAAAAAAATAATTGATATCTTAGAAGAATATGTGAAGCCTGCAGTAGCCAGTGATGGTGGTAATATCCTTTTCAAATCGTATGATGAGGAGACCAAAACTGTAAACGTTGTTCTTCAGGGAGCATGTAGCGGCTGTCCCTCTTCTACCTTTACTTTAAAGAATGGTATTGAGAACATGTTAAAAAATATGATGGGAGATAAAATTGAACAGGTAGTAGCTTTAAACGGATAA
- a CDS encoding PorP/SprF family type IX secretion system membrane protein — translation MKRLLLALLASFALGSPAIAQEGIPVYFDYLADNYYLVYPSMAGISDGGKIRLTARKQWFNVEEAPSLQTFNANFRVGENSGLGGILFNDSNGYHSQTGFKGTYAHHLKLGGDERFLNQLSFGASVGVILSSLDETEFRSIIPDPVITGVKNTAAYFNVDFGFSYNFLEFYAHTAVLNALGSGRDLYTANEFDNLRRYLFSVGYVFGKGEIQLEPSMLFQMTDFTKEKTVDINAKVYKSVPFGTIWGGLSYRRSFDGAQFQTNGSFGEQRLQLVTPIVGANIGQFLVSYNYSYQMGDIRFDNGGFHQITLGYDFGQTEKRYDCKCPAVN, via the coding sequence ATGAAACGACTCCTTTTAGCTTTATTGGCTTCTTTTGCACTTGGTTCACCAGCCATTGCACAGGAAGGGATCCCAGTTTATTTTGACTACCTAGCAGATAATTATTATTTGGTATACCCTTCTATGGCAGGTATCAGTGATGGAGGTAAAATAAGGCTAACGGCCAGAAAACAGTGGTTCAATGTTGAGGAAGCTCCCAGCCTTCAAACTTTTAATGCCAATTTTAGAGTTGGTGAAAATAGTGGTTTGGGTGGTATCCTTTTTAATGATTCCAACGGCTACCACTCCCAAACAGGTTTTAAAGGAACTTATGCCCATCACCTCAAATTAGGCGGTGATGAGCGTTTTTTGAACCAATTATCCTTTGGTGCAAGTGTAGGTGTAATACTCAGTAGTCTTGATGAAACTGAATTTAGGTCCATCATCCCTGATCCAGTGATTACAGGGGTTAAAAATACGGCGGCCTATTTTAATGTGGACTTTGGTTTTTCCTATAATTTTCTGGAATTCTATGCGCATACGGCAGTATTGAACGCCTTGGGCAGTGGGCGCGATCTGTACACTGCAAACGAATTTGATAACCTTAGAAGGTATTTGTTTTCTGTTGGGTACGTATTTGGAAAAGGCGAAATACAATTGGAGCCGTCCATGTTATTTCAGATGACCGATTTTACGAAAGAAAAAACAGTTGATATCAACGCCAAGGTTTATAAAAGCGTTCCTTTTGGTACCATTTGGGGCGGACTTTCCTATAGAAGAAGTTTTGATGGGGCACAATTTCAGACCAACGGTAGCTTTGGAGAACAACGCTTACAATTAGTAACCCCTATAGTGGGCGCTAATATAGGTCAGTTTTTGGTATCCTATAACTACTCCTATCAGATGGGTGATATTAGGTTTGACAATGGAGGTTTCCACCAGATTACCCTTGGGTACGACTTTGGCCAAACAGAAAAAAGGTACGATTGTAAATGTCCTGCGGTCAATTAA
- a CDS encoding vWA domain-containing protein: MKNLIQFLSIGFLALGMGEAFGATIEGSDSVAPFGFMVEAQQPVYKSKPTVKIALLLDTSNSMDGLINQAKAQLWDVVNKFGYVKCGNDTRPQLQIAIYEYGNDNLSSYEGYIRQVIGFSSDLDEISEKLFSLTTNGGEEYCGQVIQTSLNQLDWGKNEDDLKLIFIAGNEPFSQGRLNYWDAATNAKEKDIVVNTIFCGNYEQGISTKWKHGAILTGGEYMAIDHNRKVVHIVTPYDDVILQLNVRLNRTYISYGAMGATKIAMQSTQDQNAEAMEEAVMVKRAVSKSSRLYSNSEWDLVDASKKIDFDVSKVEKEQLPQELKNKSDKEITQYINSKKEEREKIQNEIQELNSKREAYLAKNQKDSSKGELENALLSAIQKQALKKNYTWE; encoded by the coding sequence ATGAAAAATTTAATACAATTTTTAAGTATAGGTTTCCTTGCCTTAGGTATGGGAGAAGCTTTTGGAGCTACCATTGAAGGAAGCGATAGTGTTGCCCCATTTGGCTTTATGGTAGAAGCGCAACAACCTGTATACAAATCAAAACCAACTGTGAAGATCGCGCTCTTATTGGATACCAGTAACAGTATGGATGGTCTCATCAATCAGGCCAAAGCGCAATTATGGGATGTAGTCAACAAATTTGGGTATGTTAAATGCGGTAATGACACCAGGCCCCAATTGCAAATCGCCATATATGAGTATGGCAATGACAACCTATCTTCCTATGAGGGGTATATTAGACAGGTGATAGGTTTCAGCAGTGATCTGGATGAAATTTCAGAAAAACTATTCTCCCTCACAACCAATGGAGGTGAGGAATATTGCGGCCAGGTCATACAGACTTCCTTGAACCAACTGGACTGGGGAAAAAATGAGGACGATCTAAAACTGATCTTTATCGCCGGGAACGAGCCTTTCTCTCAGGGCAGATTAAATTATTGGGACGCCGCTACCAACGCCAAAGAAAAGGACATTGTTGTCAATACCATCTTCTGTGGAAATTATGAGCAGGGGATCTCCACAAAATGGAAGCATGGCGCTATATTGACTGGAGGAGAATATATGGCCATAGACCATAATAGAAAAGTAGTGCATATTGTCACTCCTTATGACGATGTGATCTTACAATTGAATGTCCGACTCAACAGGACCTATATTTCCTATGGTGCCATGGGTGCCACAAAAATAGCGATGCAAAGTACACAAGACCAAAATGCGGAAGCCATGGAGGAGGCCGTCATGGTAAAGAGGGCAGTAAGCAAGAGTTCCAGATTGTACAGCAATTCTGAATGGGATTTAGTGGATGCCTCAAAAAAAATAGACTTTGACGTTTCCAAAGTTGAAAAAGAGCAATTGCCGCAGGAATTAAAAAATAAATCTGATAAGGAAATCACCCAATATATCAATTCCAAAAAAGAAGAAAGGGAGAAAATCCAAAATGAGATACAGGAACTGAATAGTAAGCGGGAAGCCTATTTGGCAAAAAACCAAAAGGACAGTTCTAAAGGTGAATTGGAAAATGCATTATTATCAGCAATCCAAAAACAAGCCTTGAAGAAAAATTATACTTGGGAATAA